The Gimesia chilikensis genome contains the following window.
TCGCGTTCTACAACACGAACATCCACCTGAACCCGACGAACGTCTGTGTTTATCGCTGTAAGTTCTGCGCCTTCCGGGCTGACCTCAAATCAGAACGCGGTTACACCTTCACCGAAGACATGATTCGCGAACGTGTTCAGGAAGCCCGCGTCAGCGGCGCCACCGAAATCCACGTCGTCGGCGGGCTGCATCACCAGAAAAAATTCGACTGGTACCTCGATGTCGTCAGCACCATTCACGAAGAATATCCCGAGCTGCACATCAAGGCCTGGACGCCCGTGGAAATCAACTGGTTCAGCTTCATGACCAAAAAGCCGACCCGCTGGGTGCTCGAACAGATGATGGATGCCGGTCTGGGCAGCATGCCTGGCGGCGGCGCTGAGATCTTCCATCCCGAAGTCCGCGAAAAAATCTGCGAACACAAAGCCGATGCCCAGAGCTGGATTGACATCCACCGCGAAGCTCACAACCTGGGACTGCGGAGTAACGCCACCATTCTCTACGGCCACTACGAAGAGGCCAGACACCGCGTCGACCATCTCTGTCGCCTGCGTGAACTGCAGGATGAGACCGGCGGATTCCAGACGTTTATCCCGCTGGCTTTCCATCCGGAAAACACCGGGATGTCAGAAATTCCCAAGGCCTCCGGACTCACCGACCTTAAGATGATCGCACTCTCGCGGATCATGCTTGACAACTTCGATCACATCAAAGCCTACTGGATCATGCTCGGCGAAAAGACCGCGCAGACCGCCCTCAGCTTTGGTGCCGACGACCTGGACGGAACCGTGGTTCACGAACTGATCTATCACGATGCCGGAGCCAAAACGCCTGAAGGGCTGACCGTCGAAATGCTGCATCGCCTGATCAAGGAAGCAGGCCGCATCCCCGTCGAACGCGATACCCTCTATCGGCACATTGTTCGCGACGGCGCTTCCTGGAGCATCGGGGAACCGATCCTGGCCTCCTCCGTTTCCTGATCAGCAACCTGAAACAAGAAAGGCGAATTCATGTCTGATGTAGCCCCCACAGAATGTGTGCAGGTTCAAGCCTTCGATCACATCACGCTCGTGGTCAAAGATCTGGAAGCCGCGCGTAAGTTCTACGTCGATTTCCTGGGCATGGACCAGGTACCCCGGCCCGCGTTTTCCTTCGAAGGCCACTGGTACCAGATCGGCGGACAGCAGATTCACCTCATCCTGGAACACGATCAGTCCGGCGCAGCCGGCCAGGCCGATGTCGAACCGAACACCCGCACACACCATTTCGCCTTTCAGGTACAGAATGCGAATCAGGCCTATGCACAGGCGCTGCAGCAGGGAATCCCCATTGTTTCGCCTCCCAAACCTCGTCCCGACGGAGCCACCCAGACCTTCGTCAACGATCCGGACGGACACATCATCGAGCTCTGCTCGCTCGGGTCCTGAAGCCCCGGCAGGTGTCGGCTGGCACTGTTATAACGGTTTTTCAGGTCTCGCGGATCGCAGCGGGG
Protein-coding sequences here:
- the mqnE gene encoding aminofutalosine synthase MqnE, which codes for MNLNQNEQEQLATITRKVETGERITFDEGVFLDEKVDILTLGGLANQVRERKNGNFAFYNTNIHLNPTNVCVYRCKFCAFRADLKSERGYTFTEDMIRERVQEARVSGATEIHVVGGLHHQKKFDWYLDVVSTIHEEYPELHIKAWTPVEINWFSFMTKKPTRWVLEQMMDAGLGSMPGGGAEIFHPEVREKICEHKADAQSWIDIHREAHNLGLRSNATILYGHYEEARHRVDHLCRLRELQDETGGFQTFIPLAFHPENTGMSEIPKASGLTDLKMIALSRIMLDNFDHIKAYWIMLGEKTAQTALSFGADDLDGTVVHELIYHDAGAKTPEGLTVEMLHRLIKEAGRIPVERDTLYRHIVRDGASWSIGEPILASSVS
- a CDS encoding VOC family protein; translated protein: MSDVAPTECVQVQAFDHITLVVKDLEAARKFYVDFLGMDQVPRPAFSFEGHWYQIGGQQIHLILEHDQSGAAGQADVEPNTRTHHFAFQVQNANQAYAQALQQGIPIVSPPKPRPDGATQTFVNDPDGHIIELCSLGS